In a single window of the Anaerotruncus rubiinfantis genome:
- the arcC gene encoding carbamate kinase — MDRKRIVIALGGNALGKTPDEQLRLARGAAKSIVDLIEAGGEVVITHGNGPQVGMINLGMGASAQSGVIPAEMPFAECGAMSQGYIGYHLQNSIANELHARGIHKEVAAVVTQVVVDRDDPAFRSPSKPVGAFYTYEQAQALATDKGYCMRQDAGRGWRRMVASPQPVDILEKKVIRSLVEQGNVVIAAGGGGIPVVRRDGRYVGVPAVIDKDLAAAKLAKFLDADMLLILTAVEHVVINWGKPNQIALHRITADEAVCFCAQGQFAPGSMLPKIQAAVEFAQCGKKAVIASLDRALEAVRGQSGTVILPAPRAQAASA, encoded by the coding sequence ATGGACAGAAAACGGATTGTAATTGCATTGGGCGGCAATGCCCTGGGCAAAACGCCGGACGAACAGCTCCGGCTGGCCCGAGGCGCGGCCAAATCGATTGTGGATCTGATCGAGGCGGGCGGCGAGGTTGTTATCACACACGGCAATGGCCCGCAGGTTGGGATGATCAACCTTGGGATGGGTGCTTCCGCCCAAAGCGGCGTGATTCCGGCAGAAATGCCGTTCGCGGAATGCGGGGCAATGAGCCAGGGATACATCGGATACCATCTCCAGAACAGCATCGCAAACGAGCTGCATGCGCGCGGCATCCATAAAGAGGTGGCCGCGGTCGTCACACAGGTGGTGGTAGACCGGGACGACCCGGCTTTCCGCAGCCCGTCCAAACCGGTGGGCGCGTTTTATACCTATGAACAGGCGCAGGCGCTTGCCACGGACAAGGGCTACTGCATGCGGCAGGACGCGGGCCGCGGCTGGCGGCGGATGGTAGCCAGCCCGCAGCCGGTGGATATCCTCGAGAAAAAGGTTATCCGCTCACTTGTGGAACAGGGAAATGTGGTTATTGCCGCGGGCGGCGGCGGAATCCCGGTGGTACGGCGGGACGGACGGTATGTCGGCGTGCCGGCTGTGATCGACAAGGACCTGGCTGCCGCGAAGCTCGCAAAATTTCTGGACGCGGATATGCTGCTCATCCTGACAGCGGTGGAGCATGTGGTCATCAACTGGGGCAAGCCGAATCAGATCGCGCTGCACCGGATCACAGCGGACGAAGCGGTCTGCTTCTGCGCGCAGGGACAGTTTGCGCCGGGGAGTATGCTGCCGAAAATTCAGGCCGCGGTCGAATTTGCACAATGCGGGAAAAAAGCGGTGATCGCATCGCTTGACCGGGCGCTCGAGGCGGTGCGCGGCCAGTCCGGCACGGTGATTTTACCGGCTCCGCGCGCGCAGGCGGCGTCGGCATAA
- a CDS encoding DMT family transporter encodes METKRKSWIWLGSRAALLLVGIIWGSSLVVVKSSAELIQPNLLIASRFSLACIVLSIIFFKKFKKLDRDSLISGAIIGACLFAAYWLQTLGVTLAMPGKSAFLSSIYCVLVPFVFWMIGGKRPAPHNLIAAFLCVTGILLSSVTSGFSILPGDLLALSSGLFFAVHIAAVGKYGDGKDPVLITILQFGFCAAFAWIATFTLEGFHPQWHPGATGGVLYLALACTALALLLQNVGQKYADPSSASILMSTESIFGVIFSVVFMGEILTAKLVLGFVFIFASVLISEVPFTIRTRKLRTDTPC; translated from the coding sequence GTGGAAACGAAACGGAAGAGTTGGATTTGGCTCGGCTCGCGCGCGGCGCTGCTTTTGGTGGGGATCATCTGGGGCAGTTCGCTGGTGGTGGTCAAATCCTCGGCGGAACTGATCCAGCCGAACCTGCTGATCGCGAGCCGTTTTTCACTGGCATGTATCGTACTGTCAATCATCTTTTTCAAAAAATTCAAGAAACTTGACCGGGATTCGCTCATCAGCGGCGCGATTATCGGCGCGTGCCTGTTCGCGGCCTACTGGCTGCAGACGCTGGGTGTCACGCTCGCCATGCCCGGGAAAAGCGCATTCCTTTCCTCCATCTACTGCGTGCTTGTGCCGTTTGTATTCTGGATGATCGGCGGCAAACGGCCCGCGCCGCACAATCTGATCGCGGCGTTTTTATGTGTGACGGGCATCCTGCTCTCCTCGGTCACAAGCGGTTTTTCGATCCTGCCGGGAGATCTGCTGGCACTTTCGAGCGGACTGTTCTTCGCGGTGCATATCGCGGCGGTCGGAAAATACGGGGATGGGAAGGATCCGGTGCTCATCACCATTCTGCAGTTCGGGTTCTGCGCCGCATTCGCCTGGATCGCGACCTTTACGCTCGAAGGATTCCATCCACAGTGGCATCCAGGCGCGACCGGCGGGGTGCTCTATCTGGCCCTTGCCTGCACGGCGCTGGCGCTGCTTTTGCAGAACGTCGGGCAGAAATATGCGGACCCGTCGAGCGCGTCGATCCTGATGAGTACCGAATCGATCTTCGGGGTGATTTTCTCGGTCGTCTTTATGGGCGAGATCCTCACGGCAAAACTGGTGCTGGGATTCGTCTTTATCTTTGCATCGGTGCTGATCTCAGAGGTGCCTTTCACAATCCGCACACGGAAATTGCGGACTGATACTCCCTGCTGA
- a CDS encoding SDR family NAD(P)-dependent oxidoreductase: MEAKLIEKAMYDYFKLVGKTAIVTGAGNGIGQGIAKVLAGLGVNVVACDIEEDSVKGTADGITQAGGACIGMYCDVRKYEDIQKVIQTAIDKFGTVDILVNDAAGCGGGVTVDTINEEEWMRLIELNLNSVYRFTISVLPLMRAKKSGKIINISSGAGITGDFSDPHYAAAKGGVIAFTKEIAHEVAKDRINVNSVAPGLVDTRMARIRPWEDEIADTLWHRVGQPEDIAYAVAYLASSASDYLTGQVISPNGGAWMQ, translated from the coding sequence ATGGAAGCAAAACTGATTGAAAAGGCAATGTACGACTATTTTAAACTGGTCGGTAAAACCGCGATCGTCACCGGTGCGGGCAATGGGATCGGCCAGGGCATTGCCAAGGTACTCGCCGGGCTCGGCGTGAACGTTGTGGCCTGTGACATTGAGGAAGACAGTGTAAAAGGCACGGCCGATGGCATCACCCAGGCGGGCGGCGCCTGCATCGGCATGTACTGTGACGTGCGCAAATATGAGGACATCCAAAAGGTGATCCAGACCGCCATCGACAAATTTGGTACGGTGGACATCCTGGTCAACGACGCCGCCGGGTGCGGCGGCGGTGTGACGGTGGATACGATCAACGAGGAAGAGTGGATGCGCCTCATCGAACTGAACCTCAACAGCGTATACCGTTTTACAATTTCCGTCCTGCCGCTGATGCGCGCGAAGAAGAGCGGGAAAATCATCAATATCAGCTCAGGCGCGGGTATCACCGGAGATTTCTCCGACCCGCATTATGCGGCCGCCAAGGGCGGCGTAATCGCATTCACCAAGGAGATCGCCCATGAGGTCGCAAAGGACCGCATCAACGTCAACAGCGTTGCGCCGGGCCTTGTGGATACCCGGATGGCGCGCATCCGCCCGTGGGAGGATGAAATCGCCGACACCCTGTGGCACCGGGTCGGACAGCCGGAGGACATCGCGTATGCGGTGGCGTACCTGGCGTCTTCGGCAAGCGATTACCTCACCGGGCAGGTGATCTCTCCGAACGGCGGAGCGTGGATGCAGTAA
- a CDS encoding amidohydrolase family protein, producing the protein MNAVTVDYLFRHAVVVTMADAGGCGLIEDGAVAVKADRIVAVGETKRLEKLYPAHREIDASGKLLMPGLVDAHMHTRASLWKGLAQDSQNWLADCSIPYREALDGPSGRAGSMVMIAEALKAGTTTFVDQNEDMCLLAENHLQAGTRALLAQQVHGLPPGTALIAKGELYPLDPAVEERLFAQSRKLVETCHMQAGGRLTCAMSPLGPDRVSKEMLLEVGEYARKNELAIHMHLACGERETDQMERRYHKRSIPLLDELGLLNERLVGIHLSVATDAELRRFAQSGAAMVLCSGSEAIVDGNIPPAYEFNSYSPKLAIGSDQTSGGNTSNLFYEMKVGALLNKCKFHDPEIWPAWKMLRLATIDGARAIGMGHEIGSLEVGKKADLILLDLQVPHMAPQLFAPLRNLIPNLVYAANGSEVVLSMIDGKLVMEDRKLLTLDERKVVEQANIEGEKLLQRAKKALFSHETAMNRLMRQNKL; encoded by the coding sequence GTGAATGCGGTGACGGTGGATTACCTGTTCCGCCACGCCGTCGTGGTGACCATGGCGGACGCCGGGGGCTGCGGCCTCATTGAAGATGGGGCTGTGGCGGTGAAGGCGGACCGGATTGTCGCGGTGGGCGAGACAAAGCGGCTGGAGAAGCTTTACCCCGCGCATCGGGAAATCGACGCATCGGGGAAGCTTTTGATGCCGGGACTTGTTGATGCTCACATGCACACCCGCGCGAGCCTTTGGAAAGGCCTGGCGCAGGACTCTCAAAACTGGCTGGCTGACTGTTCGATCCCCTACCGGGAAGCGCTGGATGGCCCATCGGGCAGGGCGGGGTCGATGGTGATGATCGCGGAAGCGCTCAAAGCCGGGACCACCACCTTTGTGGATCAGAATGAGGATATGTGCCTGCTCGCGGAAAACCATCTCCAGGCAGGGACACGCGCCCTGCTTGCGCAGCAGGTGCACGGGCTGCCGCCTGGGACCGCGCTGATCGCGAAGGGGGAGCTTTACCCGCTTGACCCAGCGGTAGAAGAACGGCTGTTTGCACAAAGCCGCAAACTGGTGGAAACCTGTCACATGCAGGCTGGCGGCAGGCTCACCTGCGCGATGAGCCCTCTGGGGCCGGACCGCGTTTCAAAAGAGATGTTGCTGGAAGTGGGGGAATACGCCCGGAAAAATGAGCTTGCGATCCATATGCATCTCGCCTGCGGCGAGCGGGAAACCGACCAGATGGAGCGGCGCTACCACAAACGCAGCATCCCGCTGCTCGATGAGCTGGGGCTTTTGAATGAGCGGCTGGTGGGCATCCATCTGTCGGTTGCCACCGACGCGGAACTGCGCCGGTTCGCGCAGTCCGGGGCGGCGATGGTGCTCTGCTCCGGCAGCGAGGCCATTGTGGACGGGAATATCCCGCCAGCCTATGAGTTCAATTCCTACAGCCCAAAGCTTGCAATCGGTTCGGACCAGACCTCGGGCGGAAATACGAGCAACCTTTTTTATGAGATGAAGGTGGGCGCGCTGCTCAACAAATGCAAGTTCCACGACCCGGAAATCTGGCCAGCGTGGAAGATGCTGCGGCTGGCGACCATCGACGGCGCGCGGGCAATCGGAATGGGCCATGAGATCGGTTCGCTGGAAGTGGGAAAAAAAGCCGACCTCATTCTGTTGGATCTGCAGGTGCCGCATATGGCGCCACAGCTCTTTGCTCCCCTGCGCAATCTCATCCCAAACCTTGTTTATGCGGCAAACGGCAGCGAAGTGGTCCTTTCGATGATCGATGGCAAACTTGTCATGGAGGACCGGAAACTGCTGACACTGGACGAAAGGAAGGTGGTTGAGCAAGCGAACATCGAGGGGGAAAAACTGCTTCAACGTGCGAAAAAAGCGCTGTTTTCTCATGAGACGGCAATGAACCGCCTGATGCGGCAAAATAAGCTCTAG
- a CDS encoding ABC transporter substrate-binding protein, whose protein sequence is MKRVTAILLALALMLAMAACGGSDSAPAASGDSAVGGQAAEAETIRIGVVCPLTGESAIFGDVLSQTIMLLAEQKNAEGGLLGKQIEIKVYDNRDDAVETTNAARKAILNDNVVAFIGTDSSASTIALVEVASEYEIPVLTSIATNSKITMTDDGQVRPWAFRACLSDPQSGAILGQYAVKELGHKNIAIIYEIGSDFSIGVMNEFTKNVEAAGGKIVCSEAYNTGDVDYRAVLTRIKNSGDFDALYIAAGYYKQIGLIANQARELGITEPLLTTEGATSNDLFNIAGDAVEGLVFNGTVNTESDKVHALLEDFIEKWEYDPSVNVGPDCYLAHDAFKLMANAIEKAGAADSKKIRDELENTTEIEGLTCTITFDPETHLVYREVPIYKVEDQTLKIQTLFMPEKM, encoded by the coding sequence GTGAAAAGAGTGACAGCTATTCTTTTGGCATTGGCATTGATGTTGGCAATGGCCGCCTGCGGCGGTTCGGATTCGGCACCAGCCGCTTCCGGTGATTCCGCCGTCGGAGGGCAGGCGGCCGAAGCGGAAACCATCCGCATCGGCGTGGTCTGTCCGCTGACCGGAGAAAGCGCTATCTTCGGCGACGTGCTTTCTCAGACTATCATGCTGCTGGCGGAACAGAAAAACGCGGAGGGCGGCCTGCTGGGCAAACAGATCGAGATCAAGGTGTACGACAATCGCGACGACGCGGTGGAAACAACAAACGCGGCGCGCAAGGCGATCCTCAACGACAATGTCGTGGCCTTCATCGGGACCGATTCTTCCGCCAGTACCATAGCGCTTGTGGAGGTGGCCAGCGAATATGAAATCCCGGTCCTCACCAGCATCGCGACCAACTCGAAGATCACCATGACCGACGACGGCCAGGTGCGGCCTTGGGCGTTCCGTGCCTGCCTGTCCGATCCACAGAGCGGCGCCATCCTCGGTCAGTACGCGGTCAAGGAACTGGGACACAAGAATATTGCGATCATCTATGAAATTGGCAGCGATTTCTCGATCGGCGTCATGAATGAATTCACCAAGAATGTGGAGGCGGCCGGCGGCAAGATCGTCTGCAGCGAAGCTTACAACACCGGCGATGTGGATTACCGCGCGGTGCTCACCCGCATTAAGAATTCCGGTGACTTCGACGCGCTTTATATCGCGGCGGGATACTACAAGCAGATCGGCCTCATTGCCAATCAGGCGCGTGAGCTCGGCATTACAGAGCCGCTGCTTACCACTGAGGGCGCGACGTCGAACGACCTGTTCAACATCGCGGGCGACGCGGTTGAGGGGCTCGTCTTTAACGGCACTGTCAACACCGAGTCGGACAAGGTGCATGCGCTGCTCGAGGACTTTATCGAAAAGTGGGAATACGACCCGAGCGTCAACGTTGGGCCGGACTGCTATCTAGCGCACGATGCCTTCAAGCTGATGGCCAATGCAATCGAGAAGGCCGGTGCGGCGGACTCGAAGAAGATCCGCGACGAGCTGGAAAACACCACCGAAATCGAGGGCCTGACCTGCACGATCACCTTTGACCCTGAAACCCATCTGGTCTACCGTGAAGTTCCCATCTATAAGGTGGAAGACCAGACGCTTAAAATCCAGACACTGTTTATGCCTGAGAAAATGTAA
- a CDS encoding ABC transporter substrate-binding protein, giving the protein MKKIISILLAMALSLSMAACGSSSAPSGASGDAEAAEPETIRIGVVCPLTGESSIYGDVLSQTIQLLAEQKNAEGGLLGKQIEIKVYDNRDDAVETTNAARKAILNDKVVAFIGTDSSASTIALVEVASEYEIPVLTSIATNSKVTMTDDGQVRPWAFRACLNDPQSGAILGQYAVKECGYKNIAIIYEIGSDFSIGVTNEFTKNVEASGGKIVCSEAYNTGDVDYRAVLTRIKNSGDFDALYIAAGYYKQIGLIANQARELGIEQPFLTTEGAMSSDLFNIAGDSVEGMIYNVAVDTGSDKVHTLLEDFIERWEYDPSVNVGPDCYLAYDAFKILTGAIEKAGAADSKKIRDELENTTEIEGLTSKITFDPETHLVYREVPICQIENGDFKTLGLFMPEKTA; this is encoded by the coding sequence GTGAAAAAAATTATTTCGATACTCCTCGCAATGGCATTGTCCCTTTCCATGGCGGCCTGCGGAAGTTCTTCGGCTCCCTCCGGCGCGTCCGGAGACGCGGAGGCCGCCGAGCCGGAGACCATCCGTATCGGTGTGGTCTGCCCGCTGACCGGCGAAAGCTCGATCTACGGCGATGTGCTTTCCCAGACCATTCAGCTGCTGGCGGAACAGAAAAACGCGGAGGGCGGCCTGCTGGGCAAACAGATCGAGATCAAGGTGTACGATAACCGTGACGACGCGGTGGAAACGACCAACGCGGCGCGCAAAGCGATTCTGAACGACAAGGTTGTGGCCTTCATCGGCACCGATTCCTCCGCCAGCACCATCGCGCTTGTGGAGGTTGCCAGCGAATATGAAATCCCGGTCCTCACCAGCATCGCGACCAACTCGAAGGTCACCATGACCGACGACGGCCAGGTGCGCCCGTGGGCGTTCCGCGCCTGCCTCAACGACCCGCAGAGCGGCGCCATCCTCGGCCAGTACGCGGTCAAGGAATGCGGCTATAAGAACATTGCGATCATCTACGAGATCGGTTCCGACTTCTCGATCGGCGTCACCAATGAATTCACCAAGAATGTGGAAGCTTCCGGCGGCAAGATCGTCTGCAGCGAAGCTTACAACACCGGCGATGTGGATTACCGCGCGGTGCTCACCCGCATCAAGAATTCCGGTGACTTCGACGCGCTTTACATCGCGGCGGGATACTATAAGCAGATCGGACTCATTGCCAACCAGGCGCGCGAGCTCGGCATCGAGCAGCCGTTTTTGACCACCGAGGGCGCGATGTCCAGCGACCTGTTCAACATCGCGGGCGATTCGGTCGAGGGCATGATCTATAACGTTGCGGTCGATACCGGATCCGACAAGGTGCACACCCTGCTGGAAGACTTTATCGAGAGATGGGAGTATGACCCGAGCGTCAACGTCGGCCCGGACTGCTACCTGGCTTACGACGCATTCAAGATCCTGACCGGAGCGATCGAGAAGGCCGGTGCGGCGGATTCGAAGAAGATCCGCGACGAGCTGGAAAACACCACCGAAATCGAGGGTCTGACCAGTAAGATCACCTTTGACCCTGAAACCCATCTGGTTTACCGTGAAGTGCCGATCTGCCAGATCGAAAACGGCGATTTTAAAACCCTGGGCCTGTTTATGCCTGAAAAGACTGCATGA
- a CDS encoding branched-chain amino acid ABC transporter permease, giving the protein MFIQQLINGLSVGSVYALMAVGYALIYSLLNFTNFAHSISVTIGAFATFFFLTYAMQDLLAGVIMGIVAAAALAAFIQFVAYRPLLKRNARRVYLMIIGLGISVMGDNLIIIAFSGRFRIYPVNFSSQSLEIFGASVGVVDVVIFVVSMLSLLVVELIIRKTRLGLAIRGASYSLETTSLMGVDTYRLILAIFLIAGALAGVAGALLGAKYTTYPSLGTFYTNKAFICAVFGGLGSLPGAVVGALVLGVSEAMISAYVSTTLRDLFAYILLIGILLIRPSGLMGKSSEDKA; this is encoded by the coding sequence TTGTTTATTCAGCAATTGATAAACGGGTTATCAGTTGGCAGTGTGTATGCATTGATGGCAGTTGGTTACGCACTCATTTACAGTCTACTCAACTTTACCAACTTCGCGCACAGTATCTCTGTTACCATCGGCGCGTTCGCAACATTCTTTTTCCTGACCTACGCGATGCAGGATCTGCTCGCGGGTGTGATCATGGGGATCGTGGCGGCGGCGGCTCTGGCGGCGTTCATCCAGTTCGTCGCCTACCGCCCGCTCTTAAAGCGCAACGCCCGGCGTGTTTACCTCATGATCATCGGGCTTGGTATTTCGGTCATGGGCGACAATCTGATCATCATTGCGTTTTCGGGAAGGTTCCGGATCTATCCGGTCAACTTCTCCTCCCAGAGCCTTGAGATTTTTGGGGCGAGCGTCGGCGTGGTGGACGTCGTTATCTTTGTGGTGAGCATGCTGTCCCTTCTGGTGGTGGAGCTTATCATCCGTAAAACCCGGCTGGGCCTTGCGATCCGCGGCGCCTCCTACAGCCTGGAGACCACCTCCCTCATGGGGGTGGACACCTACCGGCTGATTCTGGCGATCTTTTTGATTGCGGGCGCTTTGGCGGGGGTCGCGGGCGCGCTGCTCGGCGCGAAATACACGACCTATCCGTCGCTGGGCACCTTCTATACGAACAAGGCGTTCATCTGCGCGGTGTTCGGCGGCCTGGGAAGCCTTCCTGGAGCCGTGGTCGGCGCATTGGTGCTGGGCGTGTCGGAAGCGATGATTTCCGCTTATGTCTCCACCACCCTGCGTGACCTGTTCGCATACATACTGCTCATTGGTATTCTGCTGATCCGCCCCTCCGGCCTTATGGGGAAATCCAGCGAAGACAAGGCCTGA
- a CDS encoding branched-chain amino acid ABC transporter permease, whose translation MEYWLGVATLVGIYMIAVLGVSILCGFTGMFSMGHAGFMAVGAYTSALLTKQFGIPIFLGVIAGMITASIVGAIVSYPTLKLRDDYFIIVTLGIGEAIKLIIQNATSITGGARGLSDIPKGASFGTVWIIVIVTIIVLRLYINSKHGRNCIAVREEELAAQSVGINIFKYKMEAMVISCALCGCAGALLGHYMHYLQPNMFTMVKSDELVIIVILGGRGSLTGTILASLLLLPLPELLRFGSAEQWRMVLYGLLVVFVILFRPSGLMGTRELCLKDFKNAFHWVTGKFRKRPADAQSQK comes from the coding sequence ATGGAATATTGGTTGGGTGTAGCGACTCTTGTCGGTATCTATATGATCGCTGTCCTGGGCGTGTCGATCCTATGCGGTTTTACGGGCATGTTCTCAATGGGACACGCGGGCTTCATGGCGGTCGGCGCCTACACGTCGGCGCTTTTGACAAAGCAGTTTGGAATCCCGATTTTCCTTGGCGTCATCGCGGGGATGATCACGGCCTCTATTGTCGGCGCCATCGTCAGTTATCCCACATTGAAACTGCGGGACGACTATTTCATCATTGTGACGCTGGGGATCGGCGAGGCAATCAAGCTGATCATCCAGAACGCGACTTCGATCACGGGCGGCGCGCGCGGCCTTTCGGACATCCCGAAGGGCGCGAGCTTTGGCACCGTGTGGATCATTGTAATCGTCACGATCATTGTCCTGCGGCTCTATATCAATTCGAAACATGGGCGCAACTGTATTGCGGTGCGTGAAGAGGAACTCGCGGCCCAGTCGGTTGGCATCAATATTTTCAAATATAAAATGGAAGCGATGGTCATCAGCTGTGCGCTGTGCGGATGCGCGGGCGCGCTGCTGGGCCACTATATGCACTACCTGCAGCCCAATATGTTCACAATGGTCAAATCGGATGAGTTGGTCATTATCGTCATTCTGGGCGGCCGCGGAAGCCTCACCGGCACTATCCTTGCAAGCCTCCTGCTATTGCCGCTTCCGGAACTTCTGCGCTTCGGCTCCGCCGAACAGTGGCGCATGGTGCTTTACGGCCTGCTGGTGGTCTTTGTCATCCTGTTCCGCCCATCCGGCCTGATGGGTACGCGCGAGCTGTGTCTCAAGGACTTTAAGAATGCTTTTCACTGGGTGACCGGCAAATTTAGAAAACGCCCGGCAGATGCACAAAGTCAAAAGTAA
- a CDS encoding ABC transporter ATP-binding protein: MGTSTYSLEIRDACKRFGGIVATDHVNIKAQRGQIFGIIGPNGAGKTTLFNMITGVYRPTEGDIFLEGESIAGKMPYQIAREGIARTFQNIRLFNDLSVYENVHIAYQKNMTYNLVEGVLKTKKYREQERQCAEACETSLRSVGLWEMRDHIASNLPYGMQRRLEIVRALATSPKVLLLDEPAAGMNEEESERLSEIIKNIRDTHRDITILVIDHHMDVIMDVCDAITVINFGKQLATGTPDEIQQNQEVIDAYLGVGD; encoded by the coding sequence ATGGGAACAAGTACCTATTCACTGGAGATCAGGGATGCCTGCAAGCGGTTCGGCGGCATCGTGGCCACCGACCATGTCAATATCAAAGCACAGCGCGGCCAGATCTTTGGGATCATCGGCCCGAATGGCGCCGGAAAAACCACGCTGTTCAATATGATCACGGGCGTTTATCGGCCCACCGAGGGAGATATCTTCCTGGAAGGCGAATCCATCGCGGGGAAGATGCCCTATCAGATCGCGCGCGAGGGGATTGCGCGCACCTTCCAGAACATCCGCCTTTTCAACGACCTGAGCGTGTATGAAAACGTCCATATCGCCTATCAGAAGAATATGACCTATAACCTGGTGGAAGGCGTTTTAAAGACAAAGAAATACCGGGAGCAGGAGCGGCAGTGCGCCGAAGCCTGCGAGACGTCACTGAGGAGCGTGGGCCTCTGGGAGATGCGCGACCACATCGCAAGCAACCTGCCGTACGGCATGCAGCGCCGTCTGGAAATCGTACGCGCGCTGGCCACTTCGCCGAAAGTCCTGCTTCTGGACGAACCGGCCGCCGGTATGAACGAGGAGGAGTCGGAACGGCTCTCCGAAATCATCAAAAATATCCGCGACACGCACAGGGACATCACAATCCTGGTCATCGACCATCATATGGACGTCATCATGGATGTCTGCGACGCCATCACGGTCATCAACTTTGGCAAACAGCTGGCCACAGGCACGCCGGATGAGATCCAGCAGAACCAGGAAGTAATCGACGCTTATTTGGGGGTGGGTGACTAA
- a CDS encoding ABC transporter ATP-binding protein, with protein MLRIENLTYSYGKIQALNGVSFEMRQGEIMSIVGANGAGKSTLMRCIAGLLKPQGGRILYDEKPLTSAAHAVVARGIALVPEGRWIFPNLTVEENLLMGGYLVKNRQPGLERSYELFERLKERRSQRAGTLSGGEQQMLAIARGLMSNPKVLLLDEPSLGLAPLIVNDVINIIDEINKQGVSVLLVEQNARKALKIAHHACVIEQGRIVKFGTGDEIAKSESVVSAYLGKRKNEGERGQQS; from the coding sequence ATGCTGCGGATAGAAAACCTGACTTACAGTTACGGCAAAATCCAGGCGCTCAACGGCGTCAGCTTTGAGATGCGGCAGGGAGAGATCATGTCCATCGTCGGCGCGAACGGCGCGGGCAAATCGACCCTGATGCGCTGCATCGCGGGGCTCTTGAAACCGCAGGGCGGCAGAATCCTTTACGATGAGAAACCGCTCACATCGGCCGCGCACGCGGTGGTGGCGCGGGGAATCGCGCTGGTGCCGGAAGGACGCTGGATTTTCCCAAACCTCACGGTGGAGGAAAACCTTCTGATGGGCGGCTACCTGGTAAAGAACCGGCAGCCCGGCCTGGAGCGTTCTTACGAGCTGTTCGAGCGTTTAAAGGAACGCCGCAGCCAGCGCGCGGGCACCCTTTCGGGCGGGGAGCAGCAGATGCTCGCGATCGCGCGCGGGCTGATGTCGAACCCGAAGGTGCTGCTGCTTGACGAGCCTTCGCTCGGACTTGCGCCGCTCATCGTCAACGATGTCATCAACATCATCGACGAGATCAACAAACAGGGTGTGAGCGTCCTGCTCGTCGAACAGAATGCGCGCAAAGCACTTAAAATTGCACATCACGCCTGTGTTATCGAACAGGGCAGAATTGTCAAATTCGGCACCGGCGATGAAATTGCCAAAAGCGAGAGCGTGGTCTCCGCTTATCTTGGCAAACGGAAAAATGAAGGAGAAAGAGGGCAGCAGTCATGA
- a CDS encoding SDR family NAD(P)-dependent oxidoreductase: MKDYLQIGGKVAIVTGSGRGIGRGVAEELAAYGVKVMVSDINDENGKKVKEGIIEAGGIAEYCHCDIMKIEDIKNLVAETVRVFGTVDILVNNGGGGEPPCDFFTITDERWDHYIRFNLYSAFFMIREVFPYMRAQKSGKIVNISSGYAIGGGDQCAHYASAKAGIIGLTTSIAKEAAPYNINVNVIPVPTTDTPGLREADFELVADEIPLIPMGRIAVPKDVANTVLFLVSEAADYVTGQIVAPNGGKRMLV; this comes from the coding sequence ATGAAAGATTATCTGCAGATCGGCGGAAAAGTAGCGATCGTCACCGGTTCGGGCCGGGGCATCGGCCGTGGCGTGGCGGAGGAGCTCGCCGCCTACGGCGTGAAGGTCATGGTCAGCGATATCAACGATGAAAACGGGAAGAAAGTCAAGGAAGGGATCATCGAAGCGGGTGGCATTGCCGAATACTGTCACTGTGATATCATGAAAATCGAGGACATCAAGAATCTGGTTGCCGAGACGGTCCGGGTGTTCGGTACAGTTGACATTCTGGTCAACAATGGCGGCGGCGGCGAGCCTCCGTGCGATTTCTTCACCATCACCGATGAGCGTTGGGACCACTACATTCGCTTCAACCTCTACAGCGCGTTCTTCATGATCCGGGAAGTGTTCCCGTATATGCGCGCCCAGAAGAGCGGCAAGATCGTGAACATCAGTTCCGGTTATGCGATCGGCGGCGGCGACCAGTGCGCCCACTATGCTTCCGCGAAGGCGGGCATCATCGGGCTCACCACTTCGATTGCGAAGGAAGCCGCGCCGTACAACATCAACGTGAACGTCATCCCGGTCCCGACGACCGACACCCCCGGACTGCGGGAAGCGGACTTCGAGCTGGTCGCGGACGAGATCCCGCTCATCCCGATGGGACGCATCGCGGTGCCGAAGGACGTTGCGAACACGGTGCTGTTCCTTGTTTCCGAAGCGGCGGACTATGTGACCGGCCAGATTGTCGCGCCCAACGGCGGCAAACGGATGCTGGTGTAA